ACCCACATTGGTTCTTGGAAGCACATGATTGATATTATCGAGTTCTGTTTATTTTGCAGCAATCCTCTTCGAGCTATTCTCCAATATTTGGAGAGAAATTTGACTGGACTAGTGGAGAGGCGAGGCCATGGAAGACCCGAGCGTACGGATGACTTTGATTGCACACTATGCTTGAAACTACTATATGAGCCAATCACAACGCCGTGTGGTCATTCTTTTTGTCGTTCATGCTTGTTTCAATCTATGGATCGTGGTGCGTGATACATCATTTTTCCTGTACTCTCACTGATGGTTTATACTACATATCTTTCATATGTGTAAATTTTTAGCCTTTTTAAGTCTTACTTTTCAATGGCTAGGTAACAAATGTCCATTGTGCCGGACAGTTTTATTTATGAGTCCTAGAACATCTGCTGTCAGGTGAGCTACCTcgccaattttttcttttggcacaTGAAATACCATAGGAGCTGTCTTCCATAGTTTCTACTTCCCTTGGTTTCATGGTTATGAGGAAAAGTGTTCatgaattaatttataatttgacTCTAAatgtgcattttctttttatcagtGTGACACTTAACAACATCATTCAAAAGAACTTTCCAGAGGAATATGCCGAAAGGAAGGCAGAGCGTGAAAGTCTTACGTATTTAGGAGTTGATTTGGTGCCCCTTTTTGTGATGGATGTGGTTATCCCTTGCCAGAAGTATCATCTTCACATTTTTGAGCCCCGATACAGGCTCATGGTAAGTTAGTTATAGTAAACAGTGCTCAGCCAATCAAATGAATGTTTTATTTCTAGCCCATTCGATGTAATGTACAAAATGAAGCTTTAGTATAAGTAGGATAATTCTACGAGAACAACAGTAGCATGTGTCATTATAAAGTGGTGAAGGGATGTCAAAATTCACATTGAAAAGAAcgatatgatttttttgtcaaatagcTTGAGCTTGTGGTGCATGAGATTTGCAAGGACTGACCTAAGTTAGTAGTAAGAGATAACCCCTTTGGAACTTAGACTGCCTAACATTAATGAGGACAAGCATCACATTATTTGTTAAGTGAGCTCATCCGACCTAGTTTTATACGTCATACTGTTGTTGCTATAATGGAGAAGCTCTGGCAAGCAGTTGCCTCTGCTCATCTTAACTTTACTTTTAATCATCTGCCTTGCAAAGGCCCATGTGTATATCGTTGACCAGTTGAGTCGAGATGTCTGGTGGGCATTGCCCGTAATTTGTGACTTACCTCTCTACAGTCTGGGAGCTTCTTTGCACGATTCAAAATCCTACCTACAAGTTGGAGAGAGAATCCACAGCACAAAAACTAGCTTCTGGGAGGATTGCTTTCTGTCTTAAAAGTTCTTGCATTTTTGTAAAGCATGATGAAAATGCAGCAATAAATTCGCATGCAATTAAAGCAGAATAAAACTCAAGTCATAGATTTCTAATCTGGACATGACTTTGGTGCTGTCTAGTATTTCTCTAGCCTATGTGGTGACCTGACCTGTTACTTTCTATACAACTTATTCTTGGAGATATTAGCTTTATCATATCTGCAAATTTAAGTAGATAATGTTTTTCTCTACTGTTTTTTAACAGGTGAGGAGGATAATGGAAGGGAACCATCGGATGGGAATGGTATTTTCCATAACTTATGTTGGTTGTATCTGACTACTCCATCTGATTAATTGGGAAATTAATTATTGTTCCATAATGTAGGTTGCAATTGATTCCAGTACCGGATCTATTGCTGATCTTGCTTGTGAAGTGGAAATTACTGAGTTAGTTTTTTaacatatttatcattttaaattgttcttctctcaatttctgaagttcttttagtttgttttaACAAAATACTTCACTAGCTACATCTCGTCTTCAAGATTGAAGCTTCACTTCGGGTTGTCATCTCTTGTTGCAGTctttatatttctattctttattCTATGTAGGTGTGAGCCACTTCCAGATGGGCGTTTCTTTATAGAGgtgaaaaattgtccattacTTAAGTGACGTACTTTATTGGATCCATGCTGAGTTTTAATGATGAGACCGAGTGAAATGCTCAAAAGTTTGATGGTTGATGTAGGTCATTGGAGTATTTTTTATGTCACCTTTCTGTGCTACAAATTTTAAAGATGAGACTGACGGTTAAATTGAGACAATTACTTCAGAAAGTCTTTTTTGAGAAGTCTGTGTTGATATACATGTCTATTGCATGGTTCCAACACTGAACTTTTTTTAAACACCTTTGCAAATTGatcctttatttcttttgtaaacTCAAAATGTGAGATGGAGAAAGAGAAATATGGGGCTTGCTGGCAGAGCAAGTTAATACTGTGAAGATGTTAACCGATTTCTATACAAAATGAGAAGGTGTGAAAAATAAGTATCATCTTTGAGCTGTCTTGGCTCCATTAGACCAATGGCTCATCATAACTCATCATGGGTCGGTGCCTGTTTGATGAAAAATACTATGCTAACTTTTATTGCTATCTGATTTGATCTTAAGTGCTAAGACAATTGTGCAGGTAGAGGGCAGGCGCAGATTTCATATAATACGATCCTGGGATCAGGATGGGTGAGTTTTCTGGAAATGTGGTCTTGTGAATAAATTTTAATCTGGTGGATGATCCATTAAGATACTTTCCTCTTTGATAATAAATGTAGATATCGTGTTGCGGAAGTTGAATGGGTACAAGATGTGCATCCTCCACAAGGGAGCAGAGAAGGAGTCGATGTAAGTTTGTCTTTACACTAGGTATCCAGTCTAGATTCCCATAGTTCTCCTTGCTCATTTGCCGATCCCATAGGAGTTATGTGAAATTCTAACAGATGATGCCTCTTTGGTGGCATCAATTGTAGAACATCTTCCATCTAACTCTTTAGGAAGTTCCTGAAGTTATAACTGGTGATAATCTGGACAAGGTGCTTCAGATTGGCAAGACCTTAAAAATTCTTTGGTTTTAGtagcaaaatgaaattttggattgggaaaattcatcaatttggaATGTAATATGTAATATCATTGGACAACAACTAATATAGTTTGCCACTGTCATTTTCTTCATAGAAAGGTGTTAGAACTACGATTGTACTTTCAGTTGCATGAAACCTGTATTGTTTAAAAGCCACTTCATACTTTTGTTTATAGATTTCCTAAAGCTAAGTCCTTTTCTGGATGAGTTCTGGTATTGGCCAGGGCAGTGAATTCTGTCtagtataataaattttagtgaTAGATAATAGATGCACctaaagttctaaaacttgtcatgatggcccaattaagttataaaattcTTAGTAGTGGAATCAAgttttaattggtaaaattggtGCAATGAAGTTCATCTCTTAACTACGTCTGATCTGTCTAATGAAAAAACTGATGTGGCCTCTTCTATCATTCACTCCCCTACATGTTTGTTGACGTTAATTCGAGTGTGAATAAATGACATCGTTTTCTGccaaatcttaatatttcgCCTACATCAATTAAGTGTGagttctgacccaaaaaaaataaaataaataagtgtGATTGAAAGtagaaaattctgaaatgtaaaataatatgaaagAGACAGAACCAGTGACGGCCGGCAACTGGCAAGGGCTTGCTGGCCCTCCCCATGTCGTGTGGTCATGACAATGGTGGCACCACCACCGTGTGATGCAACTAAttcttcttgattttctttttgaacgATGAAATGAGGTTGCAGCCATACATGCAGCATCAGATgttcaagaaaattttgtgGGCTGTAATTGGCTTAACATTGAggctcctcttttttcttctatttatttCCTTGAGACTGCTCCATGTCAAGCATCCTGATTTGCTTCTTCTGTTTTGGCATGATGCTGAAAATAAACCTACGCTATTCATTCAGTTTGCTGCAAAAGGCTGTTCGCATCATTATTTTAATAAGTCTAGAGCAGAAATGCAAATAGTTTTTATGAAGAATCATTGCACCACAAGAATATGATTTAAAAATGCCCACATTCAAGGCCTACCAAGTTCTATGTTTCAGATGAATGAATTAATTGGCATCCTTCACTGGGTTTGCTTGGGAGAAAAGGAGGATTAatctgaaagaaaaaattaacttGGATTGTTACTGCTACCTTTgggggaattgtttctgcttgTAGCCATTGAACTGACATGTCGTCCTccaaggggaaagaagaaaaaaaaaggcgcCTTTCTGTGCTTAAGTTCACTGTTGAACGATGACATGGGGAACCTCGTGCATTGCTTCACAAATGGTCAACAATGGTtccttttttgacttttatccttttttagttatttttatccttcttttcctttttcattgcAAGTTTTCTAGATTTTGTGATGGTTGGCTCTCTGTGAGTGCCACATTGCACCACGTGTCTTGAGCAAGTAATAAAGAAAGTCATAACATTTTTTGCTAGCCATAATAGATGAAGTTAATagatagatttgattgcatcaatttaataagttttaggacttgattgcacttcctctacaagttttaggactttcaatgcacttatccccAAATTTTATGGAAATAATAATTTCCATTTTGCGGGGGTTCTTTATGGCTGAAAGATTCTTTGTTGGACTCATCTCTAGAGTGATGAATTTCAGACATAGAATGCATATTTTGCAGAAATGGCAACAATAAGAACAACACTTTTAGTTTATTTGCTGCAATCTTTGGCTCTGCTACAGTGCTAACAAGATAACCTTTGCGGCTTTGCAGTTACTAGAATTGACCACTAATGTAGCTGAAGATGCTTTGTCCTGGTTGACAAGAGCCAAACAAGCAGCACGACAAGGTATATGTCATGAAAATGGCCTTTGCAGCTCCACTTATTGTTGCTTCTGTGGCGTTGCTAATAGCAAATGCTGCTATTACATCTGAGTGTTGGATTGAAAAATCTCAGGACTACTTTTAGCTTTCTGTCTCATATCATTTTGGGATCTTTTACTTCATCTCCTTACATAGTTTCATATTGAGTGAAGCAGCTTGGAGAAGCACTATTATTTAAGTCACTTGGGCGGTGTTTGTAGCTAAGAAAGTTAAACCAACTCCTTTGCCACATAAATATTTTAGAGATGATATCTGAACCCACGAAGTCAAGGTAATGAGCCTTGCAAGAGACCTAGCTTCTCTACCTTATGATGAAGATTGGGAGCAGGGTTTACCAAACCAACCAGAACAAGCATGAGTACATGCACCCCCTCCATGTTTTTATAAATAGCTTACATGTAGTGATGAAAAGTTGCCACTGATTGTACAAATGCCTTACCGTCCCCATTGACAAACATGCATGCATTATTTCATGAAGTATTTGTGGAAAGTAGGGGATTTCTTGGTTCACTTTGGACTATAT
The nucleotide sequence above comes from Eucalyptus grandis isolate ANBG69807.140 chromosome 2, ASM1654582v1, whole genome shotgun sequence. Encoded proteins:
- the LOC104434346 gene encoding LON peptidase N-terminal domain and RING finger protein 1, translated to MSGEESSSGFSALEGVEDVEDYIWANEGEGSLPWDSFSHVFDLVQNGNQAFRQNRLESFEKSIDYYSRANNIKPNDPVILGNRCAAYIRISQFLKLRNPSDSEHSALNGLDPTIHAELALKDAEKLLSLQSTSVRPYTLKAKTLLLLEKYEMARDIVISGLQVDPFSNPLRAILQYLERNLTGLVERRGHGRPERTDDFDCTLCLKLLYEPITTPCGHSFCRSCLFQSMDRGNKCPLCRTVLFMSPRTSAVSVTLNNIIQKNFPEEYAERKAERESLTYLGVDLVPLFVMDVVIPCQKYHLHIFEPRYRLMVRRIMEGNHRMGMVAIDSSTGSIADLACEVEITECEPLPDGRFFIEVEGRRRFHIIRSWDQDGYRVAEVEWVQDVHPPQGSREGVDLLELTTNVAEDALSWLTRAKQAARQDRSKYEKLLSLERMMPSPQDPERFSFWLATLTNRRPQEKLDLLRIKDTRERINRGLIYLRTEEQGCRMQ